A window of the Flavobacterium sangjuense genome harbors these coding sequences:
- a CDS encoding glycosyltransferase family A protein has protein sequence MLESVFEFMRIGKNPQIDKSLHSSDYFHQVIVPVYIPNNEDYFKDSFNVFKITVDSLLKTSHSKTFISIVNNGSSAEVATYLEELYHKGKIHELIHTNNIGKINAINKALIGQSFSVVTMADADVLFLNGWQKSVYDILDAFPKAGAVCTTPNSRTLKKLTENIYFDQFFSKSLRFAQVKDPQAMIDFAESTGNNWVYRPIHLEKYLTVNRHNVSAVVGAGHYVCTYRRDALPQNGFANTHTLLGNNLMEPIDIGIIKKGYWRLSTEQNFTYHMGNHTEDWMYNKLNDLIEEKQSILKPEWVSVTSSLFLNWFKLNVFGRLLFSRHILWKNFLRFKGLKKEEAKDY, from the coding sequence TTGCTTGAATCAGTATTTGAATTCATGAGAATAGGTAAGAATCCACAAATAGATAAATCACTTCACTCTTCTGATTATTTTCATCAGGTGATTGTGCCGGTTTATATTCCTAACAACGAAGATTATTTTAAAGACAGTTTTAATGTATTTAAAATCACTGTGGATTCATTACTCAAGACTTCCCATTCTAAGACCTTTATTTCAATTGTTAATAATGGTTCTTCGGCTGAAGTAGCAACCTACTTAGAAGAATTGTACCATAAGGGAAAAATTCACGAATTGATTCATACCAACAATATCGGAAAAATCAATGCAATCAACAAAGCCTTAATCGGACAATCATTTTCTGTGGTTACGATGGCAGATGCTGATGTATTGTTTTTAAACGGTTGGCAAAAATCGGTTTACGACATATTGGATGCCTTTCCGAAAGCCGGAGCGGTTTGTACAACACCCAATTCCAGAACTTTAAAAAAACTGACGGAGAACATTTATTTTGATCAATTTTTCTCTAAATCATTGCGTTTTGCCCAAGTTAAAGACCCTCAGGCGATGATTGATTTTGCTGAAAGTACTGGAAATAATTGGGTTTATCGACCAATTCATTTGGAAAAATATTTGACTGTAAATCGCCATAACGTCAGCGCTGTAGTTGGTGCAGGACATTATGTTTGCACTTATCGTCGTGATGCTTTACCTCAAAATGGCTTTGCGAATACCCATACATTATTGGGTAATAATTTAATGGAACCAATCGATATCGGAATTATCAAAAAAGGGTATTGGCGTTTATCAACGGAGCAAAATTTTACTTATCATATGGGCAATCATACCGAAGATTGGATGTATAATAAGTTAAACGATTTAATCGAAGAAAAACAAAGCATTCTTAAACCTGAATGGGTTTCCGTTACATCTTCTCTTTTTTTAAATTGGTTCAAACTGAATGTTTTTGGTCGCTTGCTGTTTTCCCGACATATTTTATGGAAAAACTTTTTGCGTTTCAAAGGATTGAAAAAAGAAGAAGCAAAAGACTATTAA
- a CDS encoding glycosyltransferase family A protein, which produces MRVGFNPHKDKPLDQSDYLHQVIIPVFIPHFEDYYKDAFTILKHCLNSLLQTMHNQTMITVVNNGSCKEIVDYLNQLYEANKIQEVIHTDNLGKINAIFKGLSGNNIPLVTISDSDVLFLKDWQKETIAVFNNFPKAGVVGIVPQIRTFAHLSSNLIFEKLFSNNLKFTEVKNPDAFKKFYYSIGWGENYNHDYLRWTLSIENKDFRAGVGSGHFVATYRKELFDEIKTYFGYKMGADSEKYLDESPLQKGLWRLTTNDNYAYHMGNVAEDWMTSEIQKNTVSQVEAVHFINQQKPAKVSRFSFYIKNRIFAKIFDNKAFRKYFYHFKGLPKDVAKNY; this is translated from the coding sequence ATGAGAGTGGGATTCAATCCGCATAAAGACAAACCTTTAGACCAAAGTGATTACCTGCATCAGGTGATTATTCCTGTTTTCATACCTCATTTTGAAGATTATTATAAAGACGCTTTTACCATACTGAAACATTGCTTGAATTCTTTGTTGCAAACAATGCACAATCAAACCATGATTACTGTTGTCAATAACGGTAGCTGTAAAGAAATAGTTGATTATCTCAATCAATTATATGAAGCAAATAAAATTCAGGAAGTCATTCACACCGACAATCTAGGTAAAATCAACGCGATTTTTAAAGGTTTATCCGGAAACAACATCCCTTTAGTGACCATATCCGATTCGGATGTTTTGTTTTTGAAAGATTGGCAAAAAGAAACCATTGCTGTTTTTAACAATTTCCCAAAAGCAGGCGTTGTAGGCATTGTACCTCAAATCAGAACGTTTGCGCATTTGTCAAGCAATTTGATATTTGAAAAATTGTTTTCCAACAATCTGAAATTTACCGAAGTTAAGAACCCCGATGCCTTCAAAAAGTTTTATTATAGCATTGGTTGGGGAGAAAATTATAATCACGATTATTTGCGTTGGACACTTTCTATCGAGAATAAAGATTTTAGAGCTGGTGTAGGTTCCGGACATTTTGTGGCGACATACAGGAAAGAGTTATTCGACGAAATTAAAACCTATTTTGGTTATAAAATGGGCGCTGATTCTGAAAAATATTTGGACGAAAGCCCATTGCAAAAAGGGCTTTGGCGATTGACAACCAATGATAATTACGCCTATCACATGGGCAATGTTGCTGAAGATTGGATGACCTCAGAAATTCAAAAAAATACCGTTTCACAAGTAGAAGCAGTGCATTTTATTAACCAACAGAAGCCGGCAAAAGTGAGCCGTTTTTCTTTTTATATAAAAAATAGAATTTTCGCAAAAATATTTGACAATAAAGCATTCAGAAAATATTTTTATCATTTTAAAGGTTTACCCAAAGACGTTGCTAAAAACTACTAA
- a CDS encoding glycosyltransferase family 2 protein translates to MTVGNSKTAILISTKNRCDDLLFTLQKIRHLFSVNVTCVVFDDGSTDATFEKVKSNFPEVEVLRNQTSKGYLFCRNVMLNKTTADFAISLDDDAHFLTETPIEIITAYFQNNPACGLIATRIYWSKTAPENGNNKEIQQKVKSYVGCGHVWRMKAWRAISNYPEWFQFYGEETFASFELFKAKWEVHYVPELLVLHRVDLKERTKSNNDFAFRYRRAIRADWYIYFLFLPLGKIPRRLAYSIWMQCKTKILKGDFKVIKPLLLAIFDLICCFPKLIKNRNALTSEEYDVYVKLNEAKIYWKP, encoded by the coding sequence ATGACCGTTGGAAATTCAAAAACCGCCATACTTATTTCTACCAAAAATCGTTGCGACGATTTGTTGTTCACACTCCAAAAAATAAGGCATTTATTTAGTGTAAATGTGACTTGTGTTGTATTTGACGATGGCTCAACTGATGCTACTTTTGAAAAAGTAAAATCAAATTTTCCGGAGGTTGAAGTATTGAGAAACCAAACGTCAAAAGGATATCTTTTTTGTAGAAATGTGATGCTCAATAAGACAACTGCAGATTTTGCCATTTCGTTAGATGATGATGCACATTTTCTAACTGAAACTCCAATAGAAATTATTACTGCTTATTTTCAAAATAATCCAGCATGTGGATTGATAGCAACCCGAATATATTGGAGTAAAACAGCACCCGAAAATGGCAATAATAAAGAAATTCAGCAAAAGGTAAAAAGCTATGTTGGCTGTGGTCACGTTTGGCGAATGAAAGCCTGGAGAGCTATTTCAAATTATCCTGAGTGGTTTCAGTTTTATGGAGAAGAAACCTTTGCCTCATTTGAATTGTTCAAAGCAAAATGGGAAGTTCATTATGTTCCTGAACTTTTGGTATTGCATAGAGTTGATTTAAAAGAAAGAACAAAATCAAATAATGACTTTGCTTTTCGTTACAGAAGAGCAATCAGAGCCGATTGGTATATTTATTTTTTGTTTCTCCCACTTGGTAAAATCCCAAGAAGATTGGCATATTCTATATGGATGCAATGCAAAACCAAAATTCTAAAAGGCGATTTTAAAGTAATAAAACCATTGCTTTTGGCTATTTTTGATTTGATTTGCTGCTTTCCAAAGTTGATTAAAAACAGAAATGCTTTAACAAGCGAGGAATACGATGTTTATGTTAAATTAAACGAGGCAAAAATATATTGGAAACCATAA
- a CDS encoding acylneuraminate cytidylyltransferase family protein yields the protein MKNIAIIPARGGSKRLPDKNILLLNGIPMIAYSIMYAQQNPEIIDAIFVSTDDEKIKEIAIKYGAKVIDRPTAISGDFEPTVSALKHCLEVINDKKIENVILLQPTNPLRPENLLKEAFDIYQNKSCDSLFTVTRNQHKFGKIINDKFVPFNYEIGQRSQDLEPIYFENGLLYISKTAAVLKETIITKNAFPFEVNHPFSTVDIDTQEDFDYAEYLLKKSKK from the coding sequence ATGAAGAATATTGCAATAATTCCTGCACGTGGCGGTTCGAAAAGATTGCCCGATAAAAATATTTTACTTCTAAATGGCATTCCGATGATTGCCTATAGCATCATGTATGCTCAACAAAATCCTGAAATAATTGACGCCATATTTGTGAGTACTGATGATGAAAAAATCAAGGAAATAGCAATAAAGTATGGAGCCAAAGTAATTGACAGACCAACAGCAATATCCGGAGATTTTGAGCCTACAGTTAGTGCGTTGAAGCATTGTTTAGAAGTTATAAACGATAAGAAAATCGAAAATGTAATTTTACTTCAACCTACAAATCCGTTGCGTCCTGAAAATTTATTGAAAGAAGCCTTTGATATTTATCAAAACAAGAGTTGTGATAGTTTGTTTACAGTAACCAGAAACCAACACAAATTTGGTAAAATAATAAATGATAAATTTGTTCCTTTTAATTATGAAATAGGGCAAAGAAGTCAGGATTTAGAACCTATTTATTTTGAAAATGGATTGTTGTATATTAGCAAAACAGCAGCCGTTTTAAAAGAAACTATTATCACAAAAAATGCTTTTCCGTTTGAGGTGAATCATCCTTTTTCAACAGTTGATATTGATACTCAGGAAGACTTTGATTATGCCGAATATTTATTGAAAAAGTCAAAAAAGTAA
- a CDS encoding N-acetylneuraminate synthase family protein, whose translation MNPYIEIAGRKIGQDFPPLVIAEIGINHEGSLKVAKEMVDAAFRAGVEVVKHQTHIVSDEMSGAAKKVIPGNADVSIYEIMERCSLNEADELELKNYVESKGMIFISTPFSRAAAERLKKFDIPAYKIGSGECNNYPLLEHICSFGKPVILSTGMNTIESVKKAVAIFDKHKIPVALLHTTNLYPTPIHLVRFGAMTQLHEAFPDKVFGLSDHTLNNNACLGAVALGGSILERHFTDHMQRTGPDIVCSMDESACAELIVSSNEIWQMRGGQKEPAKEEQVTIDFAFATVCSILPIKKGDKLSKENIWVKRPGTGKILAEHFNDLIGKTANRDIDNDEQLDFTDFE comes from the coding sequence ATGAATCCGTATATAGAAATAGCAGGAAGAAAAATTGGCCAGGATTTTCCACCATTAGTAATAGCTGAAATAGGAATCAATCATGAAGGCTCACTTAAAGTTGCCAAAGAAATGGTTGATGCCGCTTTCCGCGCCGGAGTTGAGGTTGTAAAACACCAAACTCATATTGTTTCTGACGAAATGAGTGGTGCTGCCAAAAAAGTAATTCCGGGGAATGCTGATGTTTCCATTTATGAAATAATGGAGCGCTGTTCTCTGAATGAAGCTGACGAATTAGAACTTAAAAATTATGTAGAAAGCAAAGGAATGATTTTTATTTCTACACCATTCTCAAGAGCTGCAGCCGAAAGGTTAAAAAAGTTTGATATACCGGCATATAAAATTGGTTCAGGAGAATGCAATAATTATCCGTTGCTGGAACATATTTGTAGTTTTGGGAAACCAGTGATTTTAAGTACTGGCATGAATACTATTGAAAGTGTGAAAAAAGCGGTTGCTATTTTTGATAAACACAAAATTCCGGTGGCCTTATTACATACGACTAATTTATATCCAACACCAATACATTTGGTTCGTTTTGGAGCTATGACACAATTGCACGAAGCATTTCCGGATAAGGTTTTTGGCTTATCGGATCACACGTTGAATAATAATGCATGTCTTGGTGCAGTCGCACTTGGAGGAAGTATTTTGGAGCGACATTTTACGGACCATATGCAACGAACCGGACCTGATATTGTTTGCAGTATGGACGAAAGCGCCTGTGCGGAATTAATAGTTTCTTCGAATGAAATATGGCAAATGCGTGGCGGACAAAAAGAACCCGCCAAAGAAGAACAGGTAACTATCGATTTTGCTTTTGCAACGGTTTGTTCTATTTTACCTATCAAAAAAGGGGATAAGTTATCCAAAGAAAATATCTGGGTGAAACGTCCTGGTACGGGTAAAATTTTAGCGGAACATTTCAATGATTTAATCGGAAAAACAGCAAATCGTGATATTGATAACGACGAACAATTAGACTTTACAGATTTTGAATAA
- the neuC gene encoding UDP-N-acetylglucosamine 2-epimerase encodes MLNKTKKILFLTGTRADFGKIKSLISILENNQEFEVFVFVTGMHLQKEYGYTLIEIERCNFKNVHAFENHTHETTMDLTLAKTIEGFSSYCKQINPDLIVIHGDRVETLAGAIVGSLNNILVAHIEGGELSGTVDELIRHSVTKLSHIHFVSNDEAAKRLLQMGEIKSSIFTVGSPDIDIMFSDNLPTLESVKEYYQIDFDQYAIVMFHPVTTETKQMKQYAEDFVESLLAVNENFVVIYPNNDLGSKYIIEAYQKLKGNPNFRIFPSLRFEYFLVLLKKAKFIIGNSSAGIREAPYYGIPIINIGTRQQNRSLNADIINVDYQKQNILDALCSISEHKQSQTDNDFGKGNSAELFLNSLLSTKIWEISHQKQFKNINF; translated from the coding sequence ATTTTGAATAAAACAAAGAAAATCCTTTTTCTTACCGGTACACGTGCCGATTTTGGCAAAATAAAATCATTGATTTCAATCCTTGAAAATAATCAGGAATTTGAAGTTTTTGTTTTTGTAACTGGTATGCATTTACAAAAGGAATATGGATATACGCTTATCGAAATAGAACGCTGCAATTTCAAAAACGTTCACGCTTTTGAAAATCATACACACGAAACTACGATGGATTTGACTTTGGCAAAAACCATTGAAGGTTTTTCAAGCTATTGCAAACAAATAAACCCCGATTTGATTGTCATTCACGGCGATAGAGTTGAAACGTTAGCAGGTGCCATTGTAGGTTCGCTTAACAACATTTTAGTTGCCCACATCGAAGGTGGTGAATTGTCAGGAACGGTTGATGAACTGATTCGCCATAGCGTGACCAAATTGAGCCATATTCATTTTGTTTCCAATGATGAGGCCGCAAAGCGATTACTGCAAATGGGAGAAATAAAATCTTCTATTTTTACTGTAGGCTCTCCCGATATTGATATTATGTTTTCAGACAATTTGCCAACTCTTGAAAGTGTTAAGGAATATTATCAGATTGATTTCGACCAATACGCTATCGTTATGTTTCATCCGGTTACAACCGAAACTAAACAGATGAAGCAATATGCCGAAGATTTTGTTGAAAGTTTATTGGCCGTAAATGAAAATTTTGTGGTCATTTATCCTAATAACGATTTGGGAAGTAAATATATCATTGAAGCTTATCAAAAATTAAAAGGCAATCCTAATTTTAGAATATTTCCATCACTTCGATTTGAGTATTTTTTGGTTTTACTAAAAAAGGCAAAATTCATTATAGGCAACAGCAGTGCTGGAATTAGAGAAGCTCCTTATTATGGCATTCCCATTATTAATATTGGAACGCGTCAACAAAACAGAAGCTTAAATGCCGATATTATAAATGTTGACTATCAGAAACAAAATATTCTAGATGCGTTATGTTCTATTTCAGAGCATAAGCAAAGTCAGACTGACAATGATTTCGGAAAAGGAAATAGTGCCGAATTGTTCTTAAATTCTTTATTGTCAACCAAAATATGGGAAATAAGTCATCAAAAGCAGTTTAAAAACATCAATTTTTAA
- a CDS encoding FkbM family methyltransferase has translation MQKLFQLYRLDFFNGILVLKYLLKRILHFKTSEKEKQINEYYFHLITFNGFLKQENEKDFVANYPDFGATIKLRKRPSSDLNVFAQIYQYQEYKPLVAAFQKHFPTDTMLNIIDAGSNIGLTSVYLAKHFSNSNFITIEPDSSNFDSVSYNLKANGVKNSIQIKGGLWSRNANLKLVKDFRDKKDWSIRVEETSEAADLKAFSISHLMQEHKFEMIDILKIDIEGSEKEVFTGAKADVSFLANTKCIAIEIHDEFDCREAIYSILKDYNFDFFESGELTIGINKNFAIK, from the coding sequence ATGCAGAAGCTGTTTCAATTGTATAGATTAGATTTTTTCAATGGAATTTTGGTTTTAAAATATCTTTTGAAAAGGATATTGCATTTCAAAACTTCCGAAAAAGAAAAGCAAATCAACGAATACTATTTTCATCTCATCACTTTTAACGGTTTTTTAAAACAGGAAAATGAAAAAGATTTTGTTGCCAATTACCCTGATTTTGGAGCAACGATTAAACTTAGAAAACGACCATCAAGCGACTTAAATGTTTTTGCTCAAATTTATCAATATCAGGAATACAAACCACTTGTTGCCGCTTTTCAGAAGCATTTCCCAACTGATACAATGCTCAACATTATTGATGCCGGAAGTAATATTGGTTTGACATCGGTCTATTTGGCTAAGCATTTTTCAAATTCTAATTTCATTACCATTGAACCTGATAGTTCAAATTTTGACAGTGTTAGTTATAATCTAAAGGCTAACGGAGTTAAAAACAGCATCCAAATAAAAGGCGGACTTTGGAGCAGAAATGCCAACCTGAAATTAGTCAAAGATTTTAGAGATAAAAAAGATTGGTCAATTCGGGTAGAAGAAACTTCTGAAGCTGCTGATTTAAAAGCATTTTCTATAAGTCATTTGATGCAGGAACATAAATTTGAAATGATTGACATACTCAAAATTGACATAGAAGGTTCTGAAAAAGAAGTTTTTACCGGAGCAAAGGCAGATGTTTCTTTTTTAGCCAATACAAAATGCATTGCTATTGAAATTCATGACGAGTTTGATTGCAGGGAAGCTATTTACAGCATTTTAAAGGATTATAATTTTGATTTTTTCGAATCAGGAGAATTGACTATAGGTATTAATAAAAATTTTGCAATTAAATAG
- a CDS encoding polysaccharide deacetylase family protein yields MLTVSNYHYIRENFGAPFPSIFGVTPASFEKQIVLLKTTGKFISPDYLTDNLDFILNSADNYILITFDDGLREQYEVAKPILDKHNIKALYFINSINHIEKEVSLVHKIHLVRSQTEPKILLEYIETKLSDCDVKLSENEKQKAVSYYIYDDFNSACLKYLLNFKLTSIQLKNVIDSLFSDKFDSEKIGTDLYMNHQQLQDLANGNMLGSHSHSHFALGLLSPKAIENEMSKTIQFLNSFKENANLTISYPYGTKEACLSPVPQTAAALGHKIGFTMERGSNVSGADKLLLKRFDCNDLLGGKDFKN; encoded by the coding sequence ATGCTAACGGTTAGTAACTATCATTATATCAGAGAAAATTTTGGCGCACCTTTCCCAAGTATCTTTGGCGTTACACCGGCTTCTTTTGAAAAGCAGATAGTTTTACTCAAGACTACTGGCAAGTTTATTTCTCCGGACTATCTTACAGACAATCTGGATTTTATTTTAAACTCAGCAGATAATTACATTTTGATAACGTTTGATGATGGTTTGAGAGAACAGTATGAAGTAGCTAAACCCATACTTGACAAGCATAACATCAAAGCATTATATTTTATAAATTCGATAAATCACATTGAAAAAGAAGTTTCATTAGTTCATAAAATTCATTTGGTTCGTTCACAAACAGAACCGAAGATTCTTCTGGAATATATTGAAACAAAATTATCTGATTGCGATGTCAAACTTTCAGAAAATGAAAAACAGAAAGCGGTTTCATATTATATTTATGATGATTTTAATAGTGCTTGTTTAAAGTATTTATTGAATTTTAAATTAACATCAATCCAGTTAAAAAATGTGATTGACAGTTTGTTTTCTGATAAATTTGATTCAGAAAAAATAGGCACTGATTTATATATGAATCACCAACAGTTGCAGGATTTAGCGAATGGGAATATGCTGGGAAGCCATTCACACAGCCATTTTGCATTAGGTTTGTTAAGTCCGAAAGCTATTGAAAATGAAATGTCAAAAACGATACAGTTTTTAAACTCATTTAAAGAGAATGCCAATTTGACCATAAGTTATCCATACGGAACAAAAGAAGCATGTTTGTCACCGGTTCCTCAAACTGCGGCCGCTTTAGGTCACAAAATCGGTTTTACAATGGAAAGAGGAAGCAATGTTTCCGGTGCTGATAAACTTCTTTTAAAGAGATTTGATTGTAATGATTTATTGGGCGGAAAAGATTTTAAAAATTAA
- a CDS encoding GNAT family N-acetyltransferase yields the protein MITREATIEDWDKLFVFFSKIYRENHPLQNKDFWQWQYGNKEFGRSFICLNDSDTIVGHVGANFGGEMAWIINVYLEEECRGKGILGRLYELARNYYPLAATAANQAGLGLYRNMRWIRYYDLVRYVKINPNISNPTTESVCIPIEVDTEKLIIKDSHYFQQPSLDGLLLNSGSKAVCNKRVGGIRMVDIEDLTTSENQIWELGYLWIDYITSWNDLKTIELEKNNWVLDYKSVVPWRLNPLQKDYFCDITFLSEKPLDNNFIVHRSFSDHGRIGSL from the coding sequence ATGATTACACGAGAGGCAACCATAGAAGATTGGGATAAGTTATTTGTTTTTTTCTCTAAAATTTACAGAGAGAATCATCCATTGCAGAATAAAGATTTTTGGCAATGGCAATACGGGAATAAAGAATTTGGACGTTCCTTTATTTGTCTTAATGATTCAGATACAATTGTAGGACACGTTGGTGCCAACTTTGGAGGTGAAATGGCTTGGATTATAAATGTATATTTAGAAGAAGAATGTAGAGGAAAAGGGATATTAGGAAGATTATATGAATTAGCCAGAAATTATTATCCATTGGCGGCCACAGCAGCAAATCAGGCTGGACTTGGTTTATACAGAAATATGCGCTGGATTAGGTATTATGATTTAGTACGATATGTGAAAATTAATCCAAACATAAGTAATCCAACAACTGAAAGTGTTTGCATTCCAATTGAAGTAGATACAGAAAAACTTATAATCAAAGACTCTCATTATTTCCAGCAACCATCATTGGATGGATTACTGTTAAATTCAGGGTCAAAAGCAGTTTGTAACAAAAGAGTTGGCGGTATAAGAATGGTTGATATTGAAGATTTAACCACATCGGAAAATCAAATCTGGGAATTAGGATATTTATGGATTGATTATATAACATCCTGGAATGACTTAAAAACAATTGAATTAGAAAAAAATAATTGGGTTCTTGATTATAAAAGTGTTGTTCCATGGCGTTTAAATCCTTTACAAAAAGACTATTTTTGCGATATAACTTTTCTTTCAGAGAAGCCTTTAGACAACAATTTTATTGTTCACAGATCGTTTTCAGATCATGGTAGAATTGGAAGTTTGTAA
- a CDS encoding CDP-glycerol glycerophosphotransferase family protein, whose translation MSDKKIFILLPDGLGLRNFGYTDFYKKSADNNSEIIFWNITQFPLTDLGYKELKISNAKLHPLTDFYKSAKVQVEFNLNIKKTKDKVYNRYRFPFRYNTVKSAVKSGLINFLTLTHSTNWGLVRIRKKINESERKTLYYHESLTTLEREKPAIVFCTNQRHITTVAPLLAAKDLGIPTATFIFSWDNLPKATMVVETDYYFVWSDYMKDELLFYYPYIKPEQVIVTGSPQFEMHFDKNNLLPKEEFFRQNGLDLSKKYICFSGNDETSSPDDPKYLIDIAEAVRKLNAQGNNIGIIFRKSPVDFSGRFDFILEKYSEEVVFVDPLWKAMSTAWNSILPTIKDDVLFSNLVEYSELLITIGSSTVFDFTAHNKPTAYLRYNQQEQLDKKWDIHKCYSYVHFRSMPSQEVVFWIDNPEEISAAILNAVSNNKRNLDQAQKWFERINQHPPQLASERIWNAINEICKT comes from the coding sequence ATGAGCGACAAAAAGATATTTATATTATTACCAGATGGTCTTGGATTGAGAAACTTTGGTTATACTGACTTTTATAAAAAATCAGCCGACAACAATTCTGAGATTATTTTCTGGAACATAACCCAGTTTCCCTTAACTGATTTGGGTTATAAGGAATTAAAAATCAGCAATGCTAAACTTCATCCGCTAACGGATTTTTATAAAAGTGCAAAAGTTCAGGTTGAGTTTAATTTGAATATTAAAAAAACCAAGGATAAAGTATACAATAGATATAGGTTTCCCTTTCGATATAATACGGTTAAATCGGCTGTCAAAAGTGGTTTAATTAATTTCCTAACTCTTACTCATTCAACAAATTGGGGATTAGTAAGAATTAGAAAAAAAATTAATGAAAGTGAAAGAAAAACACTTTATTATCACGAATCTTTAACCACTTTAGAAAGGGAAAAACCTGCGATAGTTTTTTGTACAAATCAAAGGCATATTACAACTGTCGCACCTCTTCTTGCCGCAAAAGATTTGGGAATTCCAACCGCTACATTCATTTTTTCATGGGATAATTTGCCCAAGGCAACTATGGTAGTTGAGACCGATTATTATTTTGTGTGGAGCGATTATATGAAGGATGAATTGCTTTTTTATTATCCTTACATTAAACCGGAACAAGTAATTGTTACCGGAAGTCCGCAGTTTGAAATGCATTTTGACAAAAATAATTTGTTACCCAAAGAAGAATTTTTCAGGCAAAATGGTTTAGATTTATCAAAAAAATATATCTGTTTTTCCGGCAATGATGAAACTTCAAGCCCTGATGATCCGAAGTATTTGATAGATATTGCAGAAGCAGTAAGAAAGTTAAACGCACAAGGAAATAATATTGGGATTATATTCAGAAAGAGTCCAGTTGATTTTTCAGGAAGATTTGATTTTATTTTAGAAAAGTATTCTGAAGAAGTTGTTTTTGTTGACCCACTTTGGAAAGCGATGTCTACAGCATGGAATTCGATTCTGCCAACAATTAAAGATGATGTTTTATTTTCTAACTTAGTCGAATATTCCGAATTGCTTATCACTATTGGTTCTTCAACAGTTTTTGATTTTACAGCACATAATAAACCTACAGCATATTTAAGATATAATCAGCAGGAGCAATTGGATAAGAAATGGGATATTCATAAATGTTATAGTTATGTTCATTTCCGTTCGATGCCTTCACAAGAAGTAGTTTTTTGGATTGATAATCCTGAAGAAATATCGGCAGCTATTTTAAATGCTGTGTCAAATAACAAGAGAAACTTAGACCAGGCTCAAAAATGGTTCGAAAGAATTAATCAGCATCCGCCACAATTAGCCTCTGAAAGAATATGGAATGCGATAAATGAAATTTGTAAAACATAA
- a CDS encoding serine O-acetyltransferase, whose translation MLREYILSDFKRCGIQKISFGVLFSTFYIQPNPGLKFMTIFRLTQHYRRKNRMLFYFFFLWLRRLKVKYGFDISYRTQIGKGFYIGHFGNIVIHGDTVIGENCNISQGMTIGISNYGEKKGVPTIGNRVFIGPNAGVFGNITIGNNVTIGANAVVTESIADGKTILTSKMTVLDKDLSPYYIHNSSN comes from the coding sequence ATGCTGAGAGAATATATTTTATCCGATTTTAAACGTTGTGGCATCCAAAAGATATCTTTTGGAGTGTTGTTTTCTACATTTTATATCCAACCAAATCCGGGTTTGAAATTCATGACAATTTTTCGTTTAACCCAGCATTACAGAAGAAAAAACAGAATGTTGTTTTATTTTTTCTTTTTGTGGCTCAGACGATTAAAAGTTAAATATGGATTTGATATTTCGTATCGAACTCAAATAGGAAAAGGATTTTATATCGGTCATTTTGGAAATATTGTCATTCATGGCGATACTGTTATTGGAGAAAACTGTAACATCTCACAAGGAATGACCATTGGTATTAGCAATTACGGAGAAAAAAAGGGAGTTCCAACTATTGGGAATCGTGTTTTTATTGGTCCAAATGCCGGAGTTTTTGGCAATATTACCATTGGCAATAATGTAACGATTGGTGCCAATGCAGTAGTAACCGAAAGTATTGCAGACGGAAAAACTATTTTGACTTCAAAAATGACCGTTTTGGATAAAGATTTATCGCCTTATTATATTCATAACAGCTCCAACTAA